Proteins from a genomic interval of Nocardioidaceae bacterium:
- a CDS encoding ATP-dependent 6-phosphofructokinase, with protein MRIGLLTSGGDCPGLNAVIRGAVLRGVKTFGHDMVGIRNGWRGLLDGDVMALPRTRVRGLAGVGGTILGTSRTNPIDASGGGVKAIRANLERHDIDAVIAIGGEGSLAGAKRLSDAGLPVVGVPKTIDNDLAGTDYTFGFDTAVAIATDAMDRLRTTGESHHRCMVAEVMGRHAGWIALHSGMSAGAHAVLIPEQRVTTAELCTWVREVHERGRSPLVVVAEGFIPEGHGEVVNGKGVELDGRPRLGGVGDFVAAEIERLTGIETRGSTLGHVQRGGAPTGYDRVLATRMGMAATDMVNDRAWGQMVALRGTEIERVDFAEALTGLKTVPQHRWDEAKALFGR; from the coding sequence ATGAGGATCGGACTCCTGACCAGCGGCGGTGACTGCCCGGGGCTCAACGCCGTCATCCGCGGCGCCGTGCTGCGCGGCGTCAAGACGTTCGGGCACGACATGGTCGGCATCCGCAACGGCTGGCGCGGCTTGCTCGACGGCGACGTCATGGCGCTCCCCCGGACGCGTGTGCGCGGCCTGGCCGGCGTCGGCGGCACGATTCTCGGCACCTCGCGGACCAATCCGATCGACGCGTCGGGGGGTGGTGTCAAGGCGATCCGCGCCAACCTCGAGCGGCACGACATCGACGCCGTCATCGCGATCGGCGGCGAGGGGTCCCTGGCCGGTGCGAAGCGTCTTTCCGACGCCGGCCTGCCGGTGGTGGGCGTGCCGAAGACCATCGACAACGACCTGGCCGGCACCGACTACACCTTCGGGTTCGACACCGCCGTCGCCATCGCGACCGACGCCATGGACCGCCTGCGCACGACGGGCGAGTCCCACCACCGCTGCATGGTCGCGGAGGTCATGGGTCGGCACGCCGGCTGGATCGCCCTGCACTCGGGCATGTCCGCTGGAGCCCATGCCGTGCTGATCCCCGAGCAGCGCGTGACCACGGCCGAGCTGTGCACCTGGGTGCGGGAGGTGCACGAGCGCGGCCGGTCTCCCCTGGTCGTCGTCGCGGAGGGCTTCATCCCCGAGGGCCACGGGGAGGTCGTCAACGGCAAGGGCGTCGAGCTCGACGGCCGGCCCCGGCTCGGAGGGGTCGGGGACTTCGTCGCGGCCGAGATCGAGCGCCTGACCGGCATCGAGACCCGTGGCTCCACGCTCGGCCACGTGCAGCGCGGCGGTGCCCCGACGGGATACGACCGGGTGCTCGCCACCCGGATGGGCATGGCCGCGACCGACATGGTCAACGACCGTGCCTGGGGTCAGATGGTCGCGCTCCGCGGCACCGAGATCGAGCGGGTCGACTTCGCCGAGGCCCTGACGGGGCTGAAGACGGTTCCGCAGCACCGCTGGGACGAGGCCAAGGCGCTCTTCGGTCGCTGA
- a CDS encoding DUF3817 domain-containing protein yields the protein MSHSTAEVGTDRAAPAPRRLFRVVAVTEAVTWTLLLVGMYLKYVSETTDAVVSVGGMLHGIAFIAFVVTTVAVAIDARWGLRRTVLVLASSIPPLVTVPVDLVLERRGALPERWRLRTEAPTTRLDRLLAPGVRHPGRGLLVGVAGVAVLTGVALLVGPPVG from the coding sequence ATGAGCCACTCCACCGCTGAGGTGGGCACCGACCGCGCCGCACCGGCCCCGCGCCGGCTCTTCCGGGTCGTCGCGGTGACCGAGGCCGTGACGTGGACGCTGCTGCTGGTCGGCATGTACCTGAAGTACGTCAGCGAGACCACGGACGCCGTGGTGTCGGTCGGGGGCATGCTGCACGGCATCGCCTTCATCGCGTTCGTCGTCACGACGGTCGCCGTCGCGATCGATGCACGGTGGGGTCTGCGTCGGACGGTGCTGGTGCTGGCGAGCAGCATCCCCCCGCTGGTCACCGTGCCCGTCGACCTGGTCCTCGAGCGACGGGGCGCCTTGCCCGAGCGGTGGCGTCTCCGCACGGAGGCGCCGACGACGCGGCTCGACAGGCTGCTGGCACCGGGCGTACGCCACCCCGGCCGGGGGCTGCTGGTCGGCGTCGCCGGCGTGGCGGTGCTCACCGGCGTCGCTCTCCTGGTCGGTCCGCCGGTCGGCTGA
- the thiD gene encoding bifunctional hydroxymethylpyrimidine kinase/phosphomethylpyrimidine kinase yields the protein MPRVLSIAGTDPTGGAGIQADLKSIGANGGYGMAVVTALVAQNTRGVCSVHTPPPAFLREQLDAVSDDVDIDAVKIGMLGNEETVDEVRTWLGSAQPPVVVLDPVMVSTSGDRLLDAAAEEALRGLVPLADLVTPNLNELAVLIDAPVATTWALALDQARALSSSTGTVVLAKGGHLDGADCPDALVDARGALPGEIVEVEGRRVRTRNTHGTGCSLSSAMATRRVVDGSWPEALRRTKQWLAEAIARADRLHVGRGNGPVHHLYELDPTSRGSRANAAV from the coding sequence GTGCCCCGGGTCCTGAGCATCGCGGGCACGGACCCCACGGGTGGTGCCGGAATCCAGGCGGACCTCAAGAGCATCGGAGCCAACGGCGGCTACGGCATGGCGGTGGTCACCGCGCTCGTCGCGCAGAACACGAGGGGCGTATGCAGCGTGCACACCCCGCCGCCGGCTTTCCTGCGCGAGCAGCTCGATGCCGTCAGCGACGACGTCGACATCGATGCCGTGAAAATCGGGATGCTCGGCAACGAGGAGACCGTCGACGAGGTGCGGACATGGCTGGGGAGCGCGCAGCCCCCCGTGGTCGTCCTCGACCCGGTGATGGTCTCCACCAGCGGCGACCGGCTGCTCGATGCCGCCGCCGAGGAGGCGCTGCGGGGCCTGGTGCCTCTCGCCGATCTCGTCACGCCGAATCTCAACGAGCTCGCCGTGCTCATCGACGCACCCGTGGCCACGACGTGGGCACTCGCTCTCGACCAGGCCCGGGCGCTCTCCTCCTCGACGGGGACGGTCGTGCTCGCCAAGGGCGGTCACCTCGACGGCGCCGACTGTCCGGACGCCCTGGTCGACGCGCGGGGCGCCCTTCCCGGCGAGATCGTCGAGGTCGAGGGTCGACGCGTCCGCACACGCAACACCCACGGCACGGGCTGCTCGCTGTCCTCGGCCATGGCCACCCGTCGCGTCGTCGACGGTTCGTGGCCTGAGGCGCTGCGACGCACCAAGCAGTGGCTCGCCGAGGCGATCGCGCGCGCCGACCGGCTGCACGTCGGCCGGGGAAACGGGCCCGTCCACCATCTGTACGAGCTCGACCCGACCTCCCGAGGGAGCCGCGCGAATGCAGCTGTCTGA
- a CDS encoding tetratricopeptide repeat protein, with the protein MRRVLRSPTDPRRCTAARSRRTASGGASGPGTGLGRARTCTSSGREVWWDSVRHRGSSRGGVRNVVSSALVARSSDGRTRSPHAPWNSSGRRVRSTGVSDADEYASLSPLSSGSAGAGSPGSTYRDAHALLVEREPAAALEIIEPALDVSPADRGLRSLRAWAFLMRAQLERAESELTRLVEDDPSDAWARHALGRSLERQSRQAEALPHLRLAEAMTGDAVHGAAVRRVEAAVKAGA; encoded by the coding sequence ATGCGCCGCGTGCTGCGGTCCCCGACGGACCCGCGACGCTGTACGGCCGCGCGCAGTCGCCGGACCGCGAGCGGTGGAGCCAGTGGTCCTGGCACGGGCCTCGGGAGGGCTCGGACCTGCACGTCGTCGGGGCGCGAGGTGTGGTGGGACTCGGTGCGACACCGGGGGTCCTCACGCGGTGGCGTACGCAACGTCGTCTCGAGCGCGCTTGTCGCGCGGAGCTCCGACGGACGGACGCGCTCGCCCCACGCCCCGTGGAATAGCTCGGGTCGCCGCGTACGTTCGACCGGCGTGAGCGACGCCGACGAGTACGCCTCCCTCTCCCCCCTGTCATCGGGCTCCGCCGGGGCAGGAAGTCCGGGGTCCACCTACCGTGACGCGCACGCGCTCCTGGTCGAGCGTGAGCCCGCCGCGGCGCTCGAGATCATCGAGCCGGCCTTGGACGTCTCCCCCGCCGACCGTGGCCTCCGGTCCCTGCGCGCCTGGGCGTTCCTGATGCGGGCGCAGCTGGAACGGGCGGAGTCCGAGCTCACCCGTCTCGTCGAGGACGACCCGAGCGACGCGTGGGCGCGTCACGCACTCGGACGCAGCCTCGAGCGGCAGTCGCGGCAGGCCGAGGCGTTGCCGCACCTGCGTCTGGCCGAGGCCATGACGGGCGACGCGGTGCACGGGGCTGCCGTCCGCCGGGTCGAGGCCGCCGTGAAGGCCGGCGCATGA
- a CDS encoding methyltransferase domain-containing protein, with the protein MSTPQTEEVFRDRERAESFGSVAEAYDRFRPGYPDGMFDDLGAMAPGSDATLLDIGCGTGRLSMGLARRGMDVLGLEIDAGMARVAREHGLDVDVDSFEDWDPAGRSFDLITCAQAWHWLDPEGAFEKAVSLLRPDGLLACCWNYPRSLPCQDDHLALYRRLAPQLEIEPPTGVVEPNLDQFEAAAAIEVVSTHRYEWTEVMTAEQWIGRVATHSDHIRLDRQHRDHLFSELQRVLEPQEPFEAAYATWLITARPRSRQGGRGRGQI; encoded by the coding sequence GTGAGCACACCGCAGACCGAAGAGGTCTTCCGCGATCGTGAGCGTGCCGAGTCCTTCGGCTCCGTCGCCGAGGCGTACGACAGGTTCCGACCGGGCTACCCCGACGGGATGTTCGACGACCTCGGAGCCATGGCCCCAGGGTCGGACGCGACCCTGCTCGACATCGGCTGCGGCACCGGACGCCTGAGCATGGGCCTGGCGCGGCGGGGGATGGACGTGCTGGGTCTCGAGATCGACGCCGGGATGGCCAGGGTCGCCCGTGAGCACGGCCTCGATGTCGATGTCGACTCCTTCGAGGACTGGGACCCCGCTGGACGTTCGTTCGACCTGATCACCTGCGCGCAGGCATGGCACTGGCTGGACCCGGAGGGCGCCTTCGAGAAGGCTGTCTCCCTGCTCCGCCCGGACGGTCTCCTGGCCTGCTGCTGGAACTACCCGCGGTCGCTGCCGTGCCAGGACGACCACCTGGCGCTCTATCGACGGCTGGCGCCGCAGCTCGAGATCGAGCCGCCCACCGGCGTCGTCGAGCCGAACCTGGACCAGTTCGAGGCTGCTGCCGCCATCGAGGTCGTCTCCACGCATCGCTACGAGTGGACCGAGGTCATGACGGCGGAGCAGTGGATCGGCCGCGTCGCCACGCACAGCGACCACATCCGGCTCGACCGGCAGCATCGTGATCATCTGTTCTCGGAGCTCCAGCGTGTGCTCGAGCCGCAGGAGCCGTTCGAGGCGGCGTACGCGACCTGGCTCATCACCGCGAGGCCGCGCAGTCGGCAGGGGGGCCGGGGGCGTGGTCAGATCTAG
- the thiM gene encoding hydroxyethylthiazole kinase gives MSVRQPSDPATALRAPDVASCAAVLQRVRDRSPLVQCLTNSVVMPFSANVLLAVGASPAMVDIPEEAGPFAQVADAVLVNVGTPYAEQRDAMVEAARSAGSHGTPWVLDPVAVGSLAVRTRLVAQLLELGPDVVRGNPSEVMAVAGTADGGRGVDSTAATEESLDAAVSLATTLGGVVAVSGAVDVVTDGDRTTRVANGHPWLTQVTGGGCALGAVVAAFRAVESDTLSATVAAVASYTVAAEVAAATASGPGSFASSLLDALAGLDGETLRERIVLR, from the coding sequence ATGAGCGTCCGCCAGCCATCTGACCCTGCGACCGCGCTGCGCGCCCCCGACGTCGCGTCCTGTGCCGCGGTGCTCCAGCGCGTACGCGACCGGTCACCGCTCGTGCAGTGCCTGACCAACAGCGTCGTCATGCCGTTCTCCGCCAACGTCCTCCTCGCCGTGGGTGCCTCGCCCGCGATGGTCGACATCCCTGAGGAGGCCGGTCCGTTCGCCCAGGTGGCCGACGCGGTGCTCGTCAACGTCGGCACCCCGTACGCCGAGCAGCGCGACGCCATGGTGGAGGCCGCTCGGAGCGCCGGGTCCCACGGCACGCCCTGGGTGCTGGACCCCGTGGCGGTCGGCTCGCTGGCGGTCCGGACCCGGCTGGTGGCACAGCTCCTCGAGCTGGGACCCGACGTGGTGCGCGGGAACCCTTCGGAGGTGATGGCGGTCGCCGGGACGGCCGACGGCGGACGCGGCGTGGACTCCACGGCGGCCACCGAGGAGTCCCTCGACGCCGCCGTGTCGCTGGCGACCACCCTGGGCGGTGTCGTGGCGGTCTCCGGCGCGGTGGACGTCGTGACCGACGGCGACCGCACGACCCGCGTAGCCAACGGTCATCCCTGGCTCACGCAGGTCACCGGTGGGGGATGCGCGCTGGGGGCCGTGGTCGCTGCGTTCCGGGCGGTCGAGTCCGACACCCTGTCCGCGACGGTCGCCGCGGTGGCCTCCTACACCGTGGCGGCGGAGGTCGCCGCCGCCACGGCATCGGGACCAGGAAGCTTCGCGTCATCGCTGCTCGATGCATTGGCCGGTCTCGACGGCGAGACGCTGCGCGAGCGGATCGTCCTGCGGTGA
- a CDS encoding 3-oxoacyl-ACP reductase, which translates to MQLSDRTVLVTGAGRGLGRAIARAVAREGARVVVNYRRSRETAEDLAGELGDRAVAVRADVTDREQVASMVERAEAQLGSRVDTVVNNALADFSFDGDDRATADVIDWPAFESQLAGSLRGALNTVRACLPGLRTSGDGRVVNIGTNLLQNPVVPYHDYTAAKAALLSFTRTFAADLGPDQITVNMVSGGLLRTTDASVATPEAVFDLIADTTPLRRVVTPDELADAVVFFLSPWARAITGQNLVVDGGLVMN; encoded by the coding sequence ATGCAGCTGTCTGACCGAACCGTGCTGGTGACCGGCGCCGGTCGCGGACTGGGCCGGGCCATCGCCCGCGCCGTCGCGCGCGAGGGCGCCCGGGTCGTCGTCAACTACCGCCGCAGCCGCGAGACCGCGGAGGATCTGGCAGGCGAGCTGGGCGACCGCGCCGTCGCCGTGCGGGCCGATGTGACCGACCGCGAGCAGGTCGCCAGCATGGTGGAGCGGGCCGAAGCTCAGCTCGGGAGCCGCGTGGACACCGTCGTCAACAACGCGCTCGCCGACTTCTCCTTCGACGGGGACGACCGAGCTACCGCCGACGTCATCGACTGGCCCGCCTTCGAGTCGCAGCTGGCAGGAAGTCTCCGCGGCGCCCTGAACACGGTGCGGGCCTGTCTGCCGGGCTTGCGGACCTCCGGCGACGGCCGTGTGGTCAACATCGGCACCAACCTGCTGCAGAACCCGGTGGTGCCCTACCACGACTACACCGCCGCGAAGGCGGCTCTGCTGTCGTTCACGCGTACGTTCGCCGCCGACCTGGGTCCCGACCAGATCACCGTGAACATGGTCTCGGGCGGCCTCCTGCGCACCACCGATGCCAGCGTCGCGACGCCGGAGGCGGTCTTCGACCTGATCGCCGACACCACGCCGCTGCGTCGCGTCGTCACGCCCGACGAGCTCGCGGACGCCGTCGTGTTCTTCCTCTCGCCGTGGGCTCGCGCGATCACCGGCCAGAACCTGGTCGTCGACGGTGGCTTGGTCATGAACTGA
- a CDS encoding class I SAM-dependent methyltransferase produces MDAETSRTDGLDPVGETLRASSAPVAWADARAANLANWQDRVSIHEVAYGLDDFDDPAHLSDVVTYDLERLAEHLGEGPLDGLEVCHLQCHIGTDTVSLARAGAARVVGVDFSPAALASTATLAERAGVAERTAWVETDVLDARAAVSGEFDVVYTSIGTISWLEDLDRWAQQIAALLGPGALFYFRDGHPFMDTLDEHAPGLTAAYRYFPNGRAREWDDAGSYVGDGTVEHSCHYDYPHSISEVLNALVGAGLSIVAMHEDDVLPWQFSPRMVKVAGGWAWPGVDRERVPLTWTVVARAAHRP; encoded by the coding sequence GTGGACGCTGAGACCTCTCGGACGGACGGGCTCGATCCCGTGGGGGAGACGCTGCGCGCGTCGAGTGCGCCCGTCGCGTGGGCGGACGCGCGAGCCGCGAACCTGGCCAACTGGCAGGACCGGGTGTCGATCCACGAGGTGGCCTACGGTCTCGACGACTTCGACGACCCCGCGCATCTGAGCGACGTGGTGACGTACGACCTCGAACGGCTCGCCGAGCACCTGGGGGAGGGGCCGCTGGACGGTCTCGAGGTCTGCCACCTGCAGTGCCACATCGGTACCGACACCGTCTCCCTGGCACGTGCGGGCGCGGCACGGGTGGTCGGGGTCGACTTCTCGCCTGCGGCGCTGGCGTCGACGGCGACGCTGGCCGAGCGAGCGGGTGTCGCCGAGCGCACCGCGTGGGTCGAGACCGACGTGCTGGACGCGCGGGCGGCGGTGTCGGGGGAGTTCGACGTCGTCTACACCAGCATCGGCACCATCAGCTGGCTCGAGGACCTCGACCGTTGGGCACAGCAGATCGCAGCCCTGCTGGGGCCGGGGGCGCTGTTCTACTTCCGCGACGGCCACCCCTTCATGGACACCCTCGACGAGCATGCCCCCGGCCTCACCGCGGCGTACCGCTACTTCCCGAACGGCCGCGCCCGGGAGTGGGACGACGCTGGCAGCTACGTCGGCGACGGCACGGTCGAGCACTCCTGTCACTACGACTACCCGCACTCCATCAGCGAGGTGCTGAACGCCCTCGTCGGCGCCGGCCTGTCGATCGTGGCGATGCACGAGGACGACGTGCTGCCGTGGCAGTTCAGCCCGCGGATGGTGAAGGTGGCCGGCGGTTGGGCCTGGCCCGGCGTCGACCGCGAACGCGTCCCGCTGACGTGGACCGTCGTGGCGAGGGCGGCTCACCGACCGTGA
- a CDS encoding YccF domain-containing protein: protein MRLLLNVIWLVFGGLWMALGYLLAGFLACVLIVTIPFGIASFRIAAYALWPFGRRAERRRDAGAGSTIGNVVWVVLFGWWLALGHIVTGIAMAVTIIGIPLAIGSFKMVPLSVLPLGREIRPT from the coding sequence ATGCGCCTCCTCCTGAACGTCATCTGGCTGGTCTTCGGGGGCCTCTGGATGGCACTCGGCTACCTTCTCGCCGGGTTCCTCGCCTGCGTGCTGATCGTGACGATCCCCTTCGGCATCGCCTCGTTCCGCATCGCGGCGTACGCGCTGTGGCCCTTCGGGCGACGGGCGGAGCGGCGCCGCGACGCCGGGGCCGGCTCGACGATCGGCAATGTGGTGTGGGTCGTGCTCTTCGGGTGGTGGCTGGCGCTGGGCCACATCGTCACCGGGATCGCGATGGCGGTCACGATCATCGGGATCCCGCTCGCGATCGGCAGCTTCAAGATGGTGCCGCTGTCGGTGCTGCCGCTGGGACGCGAGATCAGACCGACCTGA
- a CDS encoding carbon starvation protein A, whose protein sequence is MPAIIVAAVVAVLFSLGYRYYSRYLQQSVYGMDPAFVTPAHAVDDGVDFVPTNKHVVFGHHFTSVAGAAPIVGPAIAAFWGWGPALAWIVVGTIFAAGVHDMGSLAVSVRQGARSIGTIASEVISARARTLFLLIIFFLLTLVNAVFAVVIGNLFVAYPEAVLPILVQIPLAIGIGQLIYRTRSAALIPSLVGVVLLYVLIAVGQVLPLDITPVGELVGMEPRNVWVVLLFVYTFVASRLPVWLLLQPRDYINSHQLFIALGVIGLGILVGMDRIVAPVLNDVPEGSPSILPFLFITIACGAISGFHSLVASGTTAKQIDKEEDVRYVGYMGAVGEGSLAVGALLAVTAGVAASRADWDALYPDFTTASDGAVGNFVEGTAQFAANLGAPAAIAATFAAVVVISFAATTMDTGVRLQRYVVQEIAELAGWNTLARNLTLSGLVAVAVPMVMALLPGGGEDGYTFGVLWQLFGTTNQLTAGLALAVIAVWVTRKGSNALATLVPLVFLLVMTSWALVANLLNFVEAGQWVLAPLDGVIFVLAIWLVVEAFGALRKARSGQLGPVPEVEATPESAGR, encoded by the coding sequence GTGCCAGCCATCATCGTCGCCGCCGTCGTCGCGGTGCTCTTCAGCCTCGGGTACCGCTACTACTCGCGCTACCTGCAGCAGTCCGTGTACGGCATGGATCCTGCTTTCGTCACCCCGGCGCACGCCGTCGACGACGGCGTCGACTTCGTGCCGACCAACAAGCACGTCGTCTTCGGCCACCACTTCACCTCGGTCGCGGGCGCGGCTCCGATCGTGGGCCCTGCCATCGCCGCGTTCTGGGGCTGGGGCCCGGCCCTCGCCTGGATCGTGGTCGGCACGATCTTCGCGGCCGGCGTGCACGACATGGGCTCGTTGGCCGTCTCGGTGCGCCAGGGCGCCCGCAGCATCGGCACGATCGCCAGCGAGGTCATCAGCGCGCGGGCGCGCACGCTGTTCCTGCTGATCATCTTCTTCCTGCTGACCCTGGTCAACGCGGTCTTCGCCGTCGTCATCGGCAACCTCTTCGTCGCCTATCCCGAGGCGGTCCTGCCGATCCTGGTGCAGATCCCCCTCGCCATCGGCATCGGCCAGCTGATCTACCGCACCCGCTCGGCGGCCCTGATCCCCTCGCTGGTCGGCGTCGTGCTGCTGTACGTGCTCATCGCCGTGGGGCAGGTGCTGCCACTGGACATCACCCCGGTCGGCGAGCTCGTCGGCATGGAGCCGCGCAACGTGTGGGTGGTGCTGCTGTTCGTCTACACCTTCGTCGCCTCGCGGCTGCCGGTGTGGCTGCTGCTGCAGCCGCGCGACTACATCAACTCCCACCAGCTGTTCATCGCCCTGGGCGTCATCGGTCTCGGCATCCTCGTCGGCATGGACCGCATCGTCGCGCCGGTGCTCAACGACGTGCCCGAGGGCTCACCCTCCATCCTCCCGTTCCTGTTCATCACGATCGCCTGCGGTGCGATCTCCGGCTTCCACTCGCTGGTCGCGTCGGGCACGACGGCCAAGCAGATCGACAAGGAGGAGGACGTCCGCTACGTCGGCTACATGGGCGCGGTGGGCGAGGGATCGCTCGCCGTCGGCGCCCTGCTCGCGGTGACCGCCGGCGTCGCCGCGAGCCGCGCCGACTGGGACGCGCTCTATCCCGACTTCACCACCGCCAGCGACGGCGCGGTCGGCAACTTCGTCGAGGGCACCGCGCAGTTCGCGGCGAACCTCGGCGCGCCCGCCGCGATCGCCGCGACGTTCGCCGCGGTCGTGGTCATCTCCTTCGCCGCCACCACGATGGACACCGGCGTACGCCTCCAGCGCTACGTCGTCCAGGAGATCGCCGAGCTCGCCGGGTGGAACACCCTCGCGCGCAACCTCACGCTCTCGGGGCTCGTCGCGGTCGCGGTGCCGATGGTGATGGCACTGCTGCCCGGTGGCGGCGAGGACGGCTACACCTTCGGCGTCCTCTGGCAGCTGTTCGGCACGACCAACCAGCTCACGGCCGGGTTGGCGCTCGCCGTGATCGCGGTGTGGGTGACCCGCAAGGGCTCGAACGCGCTCGCGACGCTCGTCCCGCTGGTGTTCCTGCTCGTGATGACCTCATGGGCCCTGGTGGCCAACCTCCTCAACTTCGTCGAGGCGGGCCAGTGGGTGCTCGCCCCCTTGGACGGCGTCATCTTCGTGCTGGCGATCTGGCTCGTCGTCGAGGCCTTCGGGGCGCTCCGCAAGGCGCGTTCGGGTCAGCTCGGTCCGGTCCCGGAGGTCGAGGCCACGCCGGAGAGCGCCGGGCGGTGA
- a CDS encoding ATP-binding protein — MMKDDERQGRLRTTSRSPFRPSFGSNPPLVTGRDAVLDEIADALDSGPGAAGRAALITGNRGIGKTVVLNEAEALARERGWVVVSETATPGLLQRLAEEGLPEVADVLRQAPAPGTRPRLRGITLPAGLGGLQIDNPPASSRGGVRPQLNALTEALEDHGTGIMLTLDEVHAGAAREEVAQLATVVQHAFREDRPVAFAAAGLPAAVQDLLTADVSTFLRRARRFVLAPLSEVAARDALRLPIRDAGREVSEEALALMAEATLGYPYLIQVVGDRAWRQDTRSARITTEHARVGVAEAISESWFALHEPAVNDLSEKDRSFLAAMAADEAESSIADVQRRLDRDHGYVSRYRSRLIVAGLVEPSRRGYLRFTIPYMRDFLRSRLDV; from the coding sequence ATGATGAAGGATGATGAACGGCAGGGCCGTCTGCGTACGACGTCGCGCAGCCCCTTCCGGCCGTCCTTCGGGTCCAACCCGCCGCTGGTGACGGGCCGCGACGCGGTGCTGGACGAGATCGCCGACGCGCTCGACAGCGGCCCGGGAGCCGCCGGGCGCGCGGCGCTCATCACCGGCAACCGCGGCATCGGCAAGACCGTGGTGCTGAACGAGGCCGAGGCGCTCGCACGCGAGCGCGGCTGGGTCGTCGTCTCCGAGACCGCGACCCCGGGGCTGCTCCAGCGTCTGGCCGAGGAGGGCCTGCCCGAGGTGGCCGACGTGCTGCGTCAGGCGCCCGCGCCGGGCACCCGGCCCAGGCTGCGAGGTATCACACTGCCGGCGGGGCTCGGTGGTCTGCAGATCGACAACCCGCCGGCGTCGAGCCGAGGGGGCGTACGGCCACAGCTCAACGCCCTCACCGAGGCGCTCGAGGACCACGGCACCGGCATCATGCTCACGCTCGACGAGGTGCACGCCGGGGCCGCCCGTGAGGAGGTCGCCCAGCTGGCCACGGTGGTGCAGCACGCCTTCCGCGAGGACCGTCCGGTCGCGTTCGCCGCCGCCGGCCTGCCGGCCGCGGTGCAGGACCTGCTCACCGCTGACGTCTCGACCTTCCTGCGTCGCGCGCGCCGCTTCGTGCTCGCCCCGCTGAGCGAGGTCGCGGCGCGCGACGCGCTGCGTCTGCCGATCCGGGACGCGGGCCGCGAGGTCTCCGAGGAGGCGCTCGCGCTCATGGCGGAGGCGACGCTGGGCTACCCGTACCTCATCCAGGTCGTGGGGGACAGGGCCTGGAGGCAGGACACGCGCAGTGCGCGGATCACGACGGAGCACGCGCGGGTCGGGGTGGCAGAGGCGATCTCGGAGTCGTGGTTCGCGCTGCACGAGCCGGCGGTCAACGACCTGTCGGAGAAGGACCGCAGCTTCCTCGCCGCCATGGCCGCCGACGAGGCCGAGTCCTCGATCGCCGACGTGCAGCGGCGGCTCGACCGGGACCACGGGTACGTCTCGCGCTACCGGTCGCGGCTGATCGTCGCGGGACTCGTCGAGCCGAGCCGCCGCGGATACCTGCGCTTCACCATTCCCTACATGCGCGACTTCCTGCGCTCCCGGCTCGACGTCTGA
- the thiE gene encoding thiamine phosphate synthase, with the protein MSTSTPARPRFAPGPYLIADTGVCAARGPIDVVRAALVAGVTAVQVRAKHEPSSRVRDLVCEAAEVCRGRALLIVNDRVDVFLTVREQGAEVAGVHVGQDDLDPVVVRDVVGSHAIVGWSASTAAELAAAAALPPGTLDYLGVGTIRATATKSDAPAALGVAGFAEVCRATSLPCVAIGGIRAADLPGIRAAGGAGAAVVSAVCASEDPRAVCECLVREWDRG; encoded by the coding sequence GTGAGCACGTCGACACCCGCTCGTCCTCGGTTCGCTCCGGGGCCGTACCTGATCGCCGACACCGGTGTCTGTGCGGCTCGCGGCCCGATCGACGTCGTGCGTGCAGCGCTCGTGGCCGGCGTCACCGCGGTGCAGGTGCGGGCGAAGCACGAACCGTCCTCCCGCGTCCGCGACCTCGTCTGCGAGGCAGCCGAGGTCTGTCGAGGACGGGCGCTGCTCATCGTCAACGACCGGGTCGACGTCTTCCTCACGGTGCGCGAGCAAGGAGCGGAGGTCGCCGGCGTCCACGTGGGACAGGACGATCTCGACCCCGTGGTCGTCCGCGACGTAGTGGGGTCGCACGCCATCGTGGGGTGGAGCGCCTCGACGGCCGCGGAGCTCGCTGCGGCAGCGGCCCTGCCACCGGGCACGCTCGACTACCTCGGGGTGGGGACGATACGCGCCACCGCGACCAAGTCCGACGCTCCTGCGGCACTCGGCGTCGCGGGCTTCGCCGAGGTCTGCCGCGCCACCTCCCTGCCATGCGTGGCGATCGGGGGCATCAGAGCTGCGGACCTGCCGGGGATCCGTGCGGCGGGCGGCGCCGGTGCCGCTGTGGTCTCGGCGGTCTGCGCGTCGGAGGACCCTCGAGCCGTGTGCGAGTGCCTGGTGAGGGAGTGGGACCGTGGCTGA